GGGCAGACAATTCGCTCTGTGCGACCCCAGCAAACGGTTATTTCGGCCTGTCAACAATGATCCCACGGGTGACGACAGCGATGACGGCAATGGCTGGCGCGCAAAAACAAGGCTCGGAGCCAATGACCGTACCACCGTCCTTGTCGAAGAAGAACAACTTAAACACTTGGAAACGGGAGATTTGCGAATGAAGGAAGTGCGTGCGCTGTACCGGCGGTCGCTAAAATTGCCCGTCCATCTTCCAATCCATAGCCCTGCGCCTGGTTACAGTGCCGCTGTGGATGCGAAAGGGAAACTGCGAGGTCTTACACTATTGCCTGTAGCCGATTATGGATTGTGGCAGGGCATCGACGAAAAGGGGAACCGTTATGAAGTGGTTTATAACAAAGAATTGGGCCTCCTGGCCGGGAGAGTACAATGAACCGTCCCTTCTTTAACGTGCTGACAGAGCCCTGGATTCCTGTGATCCGCCTGGACGGTTCGCGCGATGAGCTGGGGATCCTGTCCTGCCTGGAACAGGCTCACGAGTTGCGCGAAGTCCGAGACCCTGCGCCAATTATTGAATTTGGGTTGTACCGATTGCTGGTTGCCTTCGTCCTTGATGCTTTGATACTGGCCAACCGTCGACCCGAGGATCCGCTTGATCTGAAGGCGTTCATGGATGGCGATCGCTTCGATTCGCGCTTGATCGAGAACTACATCAAGGAATGCGGCGACGTCTTTGACTTGTTCCATCCCGAACGCCCGTTTCTCCAAACGAAAATGGACAAGGCGAAGACCAAACCCCTCGCAGGCATGTTTCCGGTTGCGCCGAGCGGAACAAATGTGAATCATTGGCACCACGAGCATGAAGATGATTTGATAGTTCCTTGCCAGGTTGCCGTTCGACTGCTCACGACAATCGCCCCTTTTATGACAGCAGGAGGAGCAGGATTGAGTCCGTCGATTAATGGAGCGCCTGCAATATACGCCTTGCCAATGGGGAAAAACCTGTTCGAAACTATCGTACTCAACATTCCGCTTCGCAATCAGGACAGTGGCGATGGCGTGACTGCTTGGCGAAGCAAGCGCTCTCCGGGGGAAGAACGTTCGCAAGCAACGACGGTTGAAGCGCTGACATGGCGTCCACGTCAAATTCAGTTAGTCCCTGAACTCGGCAATGACACCAGCGTCAGTGTGCGAGAAATGAAGTTTGAAAAAGGCGATAGCACGGGCCTGACCTGGATTGATGCGGGTCTTGGCTACCGGTATGACAAAGACAAAGTCACGCCAATCCGGATGCGAGAAAACCGACCGTTGTGGCGCGATGCGGGTCCGCTCTTGTTGCTCAATGAGCTCGAACATGGCCGGGATAAGACAAAAGTTTCATTTCGGCGTCCGGATGTTGTTGAGCAGGCGTTTGCGCTTACCGATGTCGGTGAACGGCTCGTGATTCAGATCTACGGGATGCGTACGGACATGAAAATGAAGGTCTTCGAGTGGGCGAAATCCGCTTGGTCGATGCCGTCCAACTTGGGACGGTCCACACGACTTGGGAGTCTGGTTCACCGCGAGCTTGAATTGGCAGATTCTGCCGCGAGGTGGTTACGCTTCGCTATTCTCGCACTGGCGCCTGAGTTTGAGAGAGAGGAACGCAAGCCACCGGGAAAACGCAAAGCATGG
This window of the Deltaproteobacteria bacterium genome carries:
- the casA gene encoding type I-E CRISPR-associated protein Cse1/CasA, whose amino-acid sequence is MNRPFFNVLTEPWIPVIRLDGSRDELGILSCLEQAHELREVRDPAPIIEFGLYRLLVAFVLDALILANRRPEDPLDLKAFMDGDRFDSRLIENYIKECGDVFDLFHPERPFLQTKMDKAKTKPLAGMFPVAPSGTNVNHWHHEHEDDLIVPCQVAVRLLTTIAPFMTAGGAGLSPSINGAPAIYALPMGKNLFETIVLNIPLRNQDSGDGVTAWRSKRSPGEERSQATTVEALTWRPRQIQLVPELGNDTSVSVREMKFEKGDSTGLTWIDAGLGYRYDKDKVTPIRMRENRPLWRDAGPLLLLNELEHGRDKTKVSFRRPDVVEQAFALTDVGERLVIQIYGMRTDMKMKVFEWAKSAWSMPSNLGRSTRLGSLVHRELELADSAARWLRFAILALAPEFEREERKPPGKRKAWDKRSIRNLADRCERAYWQHLEFSFHPLMKAFAALDPNAPDDPSLIATTARDWRKSIRRLAIEQFEVLAEDMDADSDALERRVRARTRLNNNFRKVLL